In Crassostrea angulata isolate pt1a10 chromosome 4, ASM2561291v2, whole genome shotgun sequence, one genomic interval encodes:
- the LOC128181091 gene encoding uncharacterized protein LOC128181091, whose product MGLCCCKPVVDHDDHHDDKKSVLEPPEVDVSSSSIHPSILSSQSITNPCQLTWVTDVPVHNVDEDEMQRECRVSGLCCLDNGRTVVLDRNNQTIMVFDPEFEYAYRQKIRKQLISLTHFEFDDIAILESGAIGFFNISGKYVTRLPRRFPVCKSSKAITFNGTWFAVLYTIDNKNHIQIYSKTGSEYKDFSLNIQFTKRKYRSNVVVLDKTDDFLYVSNMSEKCVSCVNFLGEVIWNSLAVDHITHPSCLVVEGGFIYCCDWMNKGVNLLSLDGKRSSSICVDGAKKARFIAYQRKKSQLIIFTDFKYKLRIFDVHLPPEEP is encoded by the coding sequence ATGGGACTATGCTGCTGCAAGCCTGTAGTTGACCATGATGATCACCATGACGACAAGAAAAGCGTCCTTGAGCCTCCGGAAGTGGACGTTTCCTCCTCATCAATACACCCTAGCATTCTTTCCTCACAATCCATAACGAACCCCTGCCAGCTTACCTGGGTGACGGATGTCCCTGTCCATAATGTGGACGAAGATGAGATGCAGCGGGAATGTCGAGTAAGTGGGCTGTGTTGTCTTGACAACGGCCGAACTGTGGTACTGGACAGGAACAACCAAACAATTATGGTCTTTGACCCGGAATTCGAATACGCATACCGGCAGAAAATCAGAAAGCAGTTGATTTCCCTGACCCATTTTGAGTTCGACGACATCGCTATTCTCGAATCGGGTGCAATaggattttttaatatttcaggGAAATACGTCACACGACTTCCTAGAAGATTTCCCGTCTGTAAAAGTTCAAAGGCAATAACGTTTAATGGTACTTGGTTTGCTGTTCTCTATACAATAGACAATAAAAATCACATACAGATCTATTCTAAGACTGGAAGTGAATACAAAGACTTCTCTCtaaatatacaatttacaaaaagaaaatacagaTCGAACGTGGTGGTACTGGACAAAACGGACGACTTTTTGTATGTGTCAAACATGTCCGAAAAGTGTGTATCGTGTGTGAATTTTCTGGGAGAAGTGATCTGGAATTCACTGGCCGTGGACCACATAACACACCCTTCCTGTCTCGTGGTGGAAGGAGGCTTCATCTATTGCTGTGATTGGATGAACAAAGGTGTCAATCTTCTCTCCTTAGACGGAAAGCGATCTAGTTCTATTTGTGTCGATGGCGCTAAAAAAGCCCGATTCATTGCCTATCAAAGGAAGAAAAGCCAGCTGATAATTTTTACAGACTTCAAATACAAACTGCGTATATTTGATGTTCACTTGCCTCCGGAAGAGCcctaa